In Glycine soja cultivar W05 chromosome 10, ASM419377v2, whole genome shotgun sequence, the genomic stretch acaaaaataaggatAATGAGATAGGGATGGGGAAAGAGAGAGAATTAGAGTGAAACAATCAGCCATTACATTTTGCAAGTTTTACAGTCAAGTCACGACAAGTCAAATGATGTCCTAAGCTAAAGATGGGTAGAACTCATCTAAACAATATATACTCATGATTGATGTGACGTCTCTTGTTGATTATCTTGACAATACATGTTAAGGAGAGGCCATATCCTAACCCCCCCGACCCGAATGCAATTATATTTTACCCTGTGAcccaaaaattaattactatacGACGAATACACCCTGCGAGAGACAGACAGCTTGAGATTAAAACAACACCAAGAGAAAAAATGTGAAGAAAAATGAGGTGCTTAATTAGCTATAGTATAGACCATTGTCCAGGAATAATCGgagacccttttttttttctggtttttctCCATCCCTCTCtgtacaaaacaaacaaacatccCACACTTTTTTCTCAAGAAGACTGCATCACAGAACAAGCAACGGCTTGAGCCCAATGCCTTAACTTGGTCTTCACATGTTCAGGATCATCCCCTGCatcacacacatacacacaaacACATTaaccaaataacaaaaaatatagttaCTTATAATATACTTTTGGTAAGTTGTTCTCGGATCAGAATTGAAGTTTTAAGATTAGGCCGATTTTACATCAACATGAAACACTAATTTTAAGATTGTCGTGATAAAACACAACATcgtatcttatatatataatcattgatTGAATTAGGCCTTAGTTGAACCTTAAAATCTGGGTTTTTCTCGAGATCCAACTCATctaaattttatgttaaaaaaaaaccatcattGATTGAACAACATATATAACAAACCTGGGCTACAAATTTTCCAGGAGTCAGCGTCGCTTCTAGGGCTTCCAAACGACGAAGAACGGCATCCGAGGGAAGAGGCACGGCTCTGAGGGGTGGAGACAGGACTAGGCGACAACCTGCGGTTAACAGCGAAATAAAGGTCAAGTGCGGGCAAGGTGTTACAGAGTCTCTGACCATCTTCCTCGTTGAATCCGAACCCAAGTTCTATACACCCTTTAAGCTCATGCAGGTCCTCATCCGTGAGATCATTATCGCACACGGTCGAACTCCTTCTCTGCTCTTGCATGCGCTTTCTCTCCCATGCAATGTCCCGAGGCATCTCGCACATCGACAACTGCTTCGACAACCTTTTCTTGTTCTTCCACAACGGCGGCGCCAACAGCATGTGCTGCAGCTCCTCCTCCGACTCGCCCggcgaggaagaagaagaagaggaagaaaaataagtagtagtagaagaagaagaagaagacacgGTGTCATGATGTTGATGCTTTTCCTCGCTCATAGCTAACAAAGGGGCGtcaatgaataataatattctttGAAATGATGAGTAGGTGACGGCGGAAGCAGAGCAAGGGGGACCCACCTTGCGTTGCCTCGCCGTGAAGGAATGATGGGGTTAGGGTggataattaatgaaataatggaGGGAAAGTGTGGAACATGCATGGAAAAGGGAGGGGATAGTGTGTTCTAATATTTGGGGGGTTTGAGTTGTGACTTTGAGATTCCACCGTCCATTTGTAACTGTCAGCAACGACATTGTAGGAAGAAGGTGTGCAATATTTAGTAGGCTATGTTGTGTGTCGTTGTGCTTCATTATTGAAGGGTACAGCTACATTCGGGTGAAAAT encodes the following:
- the LOC114369407 gene encoding uncharacterized protein LOC114369407, with translation MSEEKHQHHDTVSSSSSSTTTYFSSSSSSSSPGESEEELQHMLLAPPLWKNKKRLSKQLSMCEMPRDIAWERKRMQEQRRSSTVCDNDLTDEDLHELKGCIELGFGFNEEDGQRLCNTLPALDLYFAVNRRLSPSPVSTPQSRASSLGCRSSSFGSPRSDADSWKICSPGDDPEHVKTKLRHWAQAVACSVMQSS